A single window of Hyphomicrobiales bacterium DNA harbors:
- a CDS encoding RidA family protein, with amino-acid sequence MRMNTAINASDIAPPFSNYSHGVLVPGHSRLLFCSGQLGVAADRRVPEGCKAQAELCFANIEAVLRQAGMTLANVVRINAYVTAREHMAPYMDVRNALFPQPYPASTLMIVSGFSRPEFVVEIEAIAAGPA; translated from the coding sequence ATGCGTATGAACACTGCCATCAATGCTTCCGATATCGCGCCGCCATTTTCCAATTACAGCCATGGGGTGCTCGTTCCGGGCCATTCCCGCTTGCTGTTCTGTTCAGGCCAGCTTGGCGTTGCCGCCGACAGACGAGTGCCCGAGGGATGCAAGGCTCAGGCGGAATTGTGCTTCGCCAATATCGAGGCTGTCTTGCGGCAAGCGGGGATGACGCTGGCCAATGTCGTCCGTATCAATGCCTATGTGACGGCGCGCGAACATATGGCTCCCTACATGGACGTGCGCAACGCGCTCTTTCCCCAGCCTTATCCCGCTTCGACCTTGATGATCGTCTCCGGTTTCTCCCGGCCGGAGTTTGTCGTGGAGATCGAGGCGATCGCGGCGGGACCAGCCTGA
- a CDS encoding Alpha-D-xyloside xylohydrolase: MPDSQPDNQAGAFHARAPDHPVSIGWRAAGGSWTTVPFSEAGSTVSVTEKPGGGTRIVVTRAGAAAVEIAFAVPAKFQAFGGGERFETLDLRGQSVRFYLENFGLGNGTYLPSPWIATTLGYSLFLPDEAPAVFHIAAPFDPNVLRVQVEGESLTLDIDRGGLEELYAALIARIGPPLMPDAHFFGLWKAGDWRFENAATVAADVAGHAGLNLPMAVKLIDAYWASEVHSFAFDTRKYPDAWGMVSDMARDGTGIYLWLCPWVVVGTKSFDYASAKGYVIVDRHGALITRRPGANPNVVAALIDFSNPEASAWWSGNLRGLIEQGIVGFKADFGEQLPEHAVLHSGETGGRAHNAFVRYYLDATIAAFDGKTPAIISRSGSPRVRAPIWSGDQTSDFCPKTGLPSAIRAVQSANLSGWSFIGSDLGGYFGTPTPQVFARWTQFACFTPLMMLHGLGCREPWDMDAASTAIYADYARLHLALRPIFEHYGREAASGGLPMLRMMPLAFPDIDWSGINDWDQQFMLGQDILVAPVAFYGNTRAVYLPKGEWYDVLADEWVSGPAWRIHDVPLDRMPLFLRDGARLTLAQDASGHDGSPAAIGLIVVNPDRPSSVDAKRGFTTDWRVDHVGIVGVRGRTASHSRAVGQPATAENIAKWFGRDIVWLAPGVDVEINPG, from the coding sequence ATGCCTGATAGCCAGCCCGACAACCAGGCAGGCGCGTTTCACGCAAGGGCGCCCGATCATCCCGTGAGCATCGGCTGGCGTGCGGCCGGCGGATCGTGGACGACGGTGCCCTTCTCCGAAGCCGGCAGTACCGTCAGCGTCACAGAGAAGCCCGGTGGCGGGACACGGATCGTCGTCACCCGCGCAGGAGCCGCAGCTGTCGAGATCGCTTTTGCCGTGCCGGCCAAGTTCCAGGCCTTCGGCGGCGGCGAGCGTTTCGAGACGCTCGATCTGCGCGGCCAGTCAGTCCGCTTCTACCTGGAGAACTTTGGCCTCGGCAACGGCACCTATCTGCCGAGCCCGTGGATCGCCACGACGCTCGGCTATTCCCTCTTCCTGCCCGACGAGGCGCCTGCCGTCTTCCACATCGCCGCGCCCTTCGATCCCAACGTTTTGCGCGTCCAGGTCGAAGGCGAGAGCCTGACGCTGGATATCGATCGCGGCGGCCTCGAAGAACTCTATGCGGCGCTGATCGCGCGGATCGGTCCACCGCTGATGCCGGACGCGCATTTCTTCGGCCTCTGGAAGGCGGGTGACTGGCGTTTCGAAAATGCGGCGACGGTCGCGGCGGATGTCGCCGGCCATGCCGGCCTCAACTTGCCGATGGCGGTCAAGCTCATCGATGCCTACTGGGCGAGCGAGGTCCATTCCTTTGCCTTCGATACGAGGAAATATCCCGATGCCTGGGGCATGGTGTCGGACATGGCCAGGGATGGAACAGGGATCTATCTCTGGCTTTGTCCCTGGGTCGTCGTCGGCACCAAGTCCTTCGACTACGCCAGCGCCAAGGGTTATGTGATCGTCGATCGGCATGGCGCGCTGATCACGCGCCGTCCCGGTGCCAATCCCAATGTTGTCGCGGCGCTCATCGACTTCTCGAACCCGGAGGCAAGCGCCTGGTGGTCGGGCAACCTTCGCGGCCTCATTGAACAGGGGATCGTGGGCTTCAAGGCCGATTTCGGTGAACAGCTGCCCGAACATGCCGTACTTCACTCCGGCGAGACCGGCGGGCGCGCCCATAACGCCTTCGTGCGCTATTACCTCGACGCGACGATCGCGGCCTTCGACGGCAAGACGCCGGCGATCATCAGCCGTTCCGGCTCGCCGCGCGTCCGCGCGCCCATCTGGAGCGGTGACCAGACTTCGGATTTCTGTCCCAAGACCGGCCTGCCATCCGCGATACGCGCCGTGCAGAGCGCCAATCTCTCCGGATGGTCCTTCATCGGCAGCGATCTTGGCGGCTATTTCGGCACGCCGACGCCGCAGGTTTTCGCGCGATGGACACAGTTCGCCTGTTTCACGCCGCTGATGATGCTGCACGGGCTCGGCTGTCGGGAGCCGTGGGACATGGATGCGGCATCGACGGCCATCTATGCCGATTACGCGAGGCTCCACCTCGCCCTCCGGCCGATTTTCGAACACTACGGCCGGGAGGCCGCCAGCGGCGGCTTGCCGATGCTGCGCATGATGCCGCTCGCTTTCCCGGATATCGATTGGAGCGGGATCAACGATTGGGATCAGCAATTCATGCTGGGGCAGGATATTCTCGTCGCGCCCGTCGCCTTCTACGGCAATACCCGTGCGGTCTATTTGCCGAAAGGCGAGTGGTATGACGTACTGGCGGATGAATGGGTCAGCGGACCGGCCTGGCGCATTCACGACGTGCCGCTCGATAGGATGCCGCTCTTCCTGCGCGACGGGGCGCGGCTGACGCTTGCCCAGGACGCCAGCGGCCATGATGGAAGCCCGGCCGCGATCGGCCTCATCGTCGTCAATCCGGATCGGCCGTCATCGGTGGACGCAAAGCGCGGCTTCACCACTGATTGGCGTGTTGATCACGTTGGGATCGTCGGCGTCCGGGGACGAACGGCGTCCCATTCCCGCGCGGTGGGCCAACCGGCAACGGCCGAGAATATCGCCAAGTGGTTCGGCCGGGATATCGTGTGGCTTGCGCCAGGAGTGGATGTCGAGATCAATCCCGGCTGA
- a CDS encoding L-alanine-DL-glutamate epimerase-like enolase superfamily enzyme, with product MTTIKRIEAFALSCPTPGGAVFAVGRSAKRDMVLVRIETTDGIVGYGEAHHAQTPSTIAAFINDALGPSLIGMDAHETEAIWDKSYRHYIATHGPGAAAVIGLSGIDLALWDIKGKDLGQPVYRLLGGRRRPIRAYAGGISLGFQPVDDLKREIEGYIGRGYDFMKLRVGDSIEKDLARVSAIRDAFGPEITLAADAGTRYRSADVVRIAEICEAGRLAWLEEPFTPDNLPGYRRLRDATSTPLAAGENHFTRHELRALISEQLIEFVQADACKTGGITEILKIAALADTWHLQFAPHTSASVLSTAASVHVLSIAPNAFIYEADVSAINAFRDDLGPPFAIENGTILAPEGPGLGVEIDERLITRYPFIPGASYQ from the coding sequence ATGACGACAATCAAGCGGATCGAGGCCTTCGCCCTCTCCTGCCCCACACCCGGCGGCGCGGTGTTCGCCGTCGGCCGGTCCGCCAAGCGCGACATGGTGCTGGTGCGCATCGAGACGACCGATGGCATCGTGGGCTACGGCGAGGCGCATCACGCCCAGACGCCGAGCACGATCGCCGCCTTTATCAACGACGCGCTCGGGCCGTCGCTGATCGGCATGGATGCCCATGAAACCGAGGCGATCTGGGATAAATCCTACCGACATTACATCGCGACCCACGGGCCGGGAGCGGCGGCGGTGATCGGCCTCAGCGGCATCGATCTTGCCCTGTGGGACATCAAGGGCAAGGACCTCGGCCAGCCGGTCTATCGCCTGCTCGGCGGCCGACGACGGCCTATCCGCGCCTATGCCGGGGGCATCAGCCTCGGCTTCCAGCCTGTCGATGACCTGAAACGGGAGATCGAGGGCTATATCGGCCGCGGCTACGACTTCATGAAGCTGCGGGTCGGCGACAGCATCGAGAAGGATCTGGCACGCGTCAGTGCCATTCGCGACGCCTTCGGCCCGGAAATCACGCTGGCCGCGGATGCCGGCACACGTTATCGCAGCGCCGATGTCGTGCGCATCGCCGAGATCTGCGAGGCGGGTCGCCTTGCCTGGCTCGAGGAGCCGTTCACGCCGGACAATCTGCCGGGCTACCGGCGGCTCCGCGATGCGACCTCGACACCGCTCGCCGCTGGCGAGAACCACTTCACGCGCCACGAACTGCGCGCCCTGATTTCGGAGCAGCTGATCGAATTCGTCCAGGCTGACGCCTGCAAGACCGGCGGGATCACCGAGATCCTGAAGATCGCGGCGCTGGCGGACACATGGCATCTGCAGTTCGCACCGCATACCAGCGCGTCGGTGCTCAGCACCGCCGCCTCGGTGCATGTTCTGTCGATCGCGCCCAACGCTTTCATCTATGAGGCCGATGTCTCGGCGATCAATGCCTTCCGCGACGATCTCGGCCCCCCCTTCGCCATCGAGAACGGGACGATCCTCGCGCCGGAGGGTCCGGGGCTGGGCGTTGAGATCGATGAGCGCCTGATCACGCGCTATCCGTTCATTCCCGGCGCCTCCTACCAATAG
- a CDS encoding Carbohydrate ABC transporter substrate-binding protein (CUT1 family) → MKMRSSLRFGAAISAIVLGLGLAPALADNIVMWVNAPLVPGPNAPIYEEIKAFEAKTGHKVELQAVPHMEMERNLFVALSGGAGPDVMALDIAWVAGLADAGLLADITDKTKPIAAQYQPGPLASGRFQEKQYALPLYTNNVALFVNDRMLADAGIAKAPSNWKEFRDAAVAMTNKEKDTYGASFGGSRMGAFQLYSFIWQNGGEIIDEKGVPHVAEAPTVEAVDFLAKLYTQSQAMPKSVLTAGNWDEVHAPFIQERAGMVVTGDWALAALAKGNPNLKFSVHPLPVGVKAATVIGGYNLAAKAGSKSPDASFALIEWLTGPRSVELMRKYERLSATASATTPEAIAALPKQLQPFMAQADAGRARPVVAPWSEIHASIFANAWDSVIRGKPAQAAMTEANTAIKGLLEKK, encoded by the coding sequence ATGAAGATGCGAAGCAGTCTCAGATTCGGTGCAGCGATCTCTGCGATCGTTCTTGGCCTTGGATTGGCGCCGGCACTCGCCGACAACATCGTGATGTGGGTCAATGCTCCTCTCGTGCCCGGGCCGAACGCTCCGATCTATGAGGAGATCAAGGCCTTCGAGGCCAAAACCGGCCACAAGGTCGAGCTGCAGGCCGTGCCGCATATGGAAATGGAGCGCAATCTCTTCGTCGCGCTGTCCGGCGGAGCCGGCCCGGACGTGATGGCACTCGACATCGCCTGGGTTGCCGGCCTCGCCGATGCCGGGCTCCTTGCCGACATCACCGACAAGACAAAGCCCATTGCCGCGCAGTACCAGCCCGGGCCGCTTGCGAGCGGGCGATTCCAGGAGAAGCAATACGCCCTCCCGCTCTACACCAACAATGTCGCCCTCTTCGTCAACGATCGCATGCTGGCGGATGCTGGGATCGCCAAGGCGCCTTCCAACTGGAAGGAATTCCGTGACGCGGCTGTTGCCATGACCAACAAGGAGAAGGACACCTACGGCGCCAGCTTCGGCGGCAGCCGGATGGGCGCCTTCCAGCTCTACAGTTTCATCTGGCAGAATGGCGGCGAGATCATCGACGAGAAGGGCGTGCCGCATGTCGCGGAAGCGCCCACGGTCGAGGCGGTGGACTTTCTGGCCAAGCTCTACACCCAGTCGCAGGCCATGCCGAAATCCGTTCTCACGGCCGGCAACTGGGACGAAGTCCATGCTCCCTTCATCCAGGAGCGCGCCGGCATGGTCGTGACAGGCGACTGGGCGCTGGCCGCGCTCGCCAAGGGCAATCCCAATCTCAAGTTTTCCGTTCATCCGCTTCCGGTGGGCGTCAAGGCAGCCACCGTGATCGGCGGCTACAACCTCGCCGCCAAAGCCGGCAGCAAGTCCCCGGACGCGAGCTTTGCCCTGATCGAATGGCTGACCGGGCCGCGCAGCGTGGAACTGATGCGCAAATATGAGCGGCTGTCGGCGACCGCCAGCGCCACCACGCCCGAGGCGATCGCCGCCCTGCCGAAGCAGCTCCAGCCCTTCATGGCGCAGGCCGATGCGGGCCGCGCCCGTCCGGTCGTCGCACCGTGGAGCGAAATCCACGCGAGCATCTTCGCGAATGCGTGGGACTCGGTGATCCGCGGCAAGCCGGCGCAGGCGGCGATGACGGAGGCCAATACGGCCATCAAGGGTCTGTTGGAGAAGAAGTAG
- a CDS encoding L-fucose isomerase-like protein has translation MLTRNQAAETGESRVGILFVASSLFSEAAAQELIARTHNLVGEERLAGRFKVSGTLARDRASCAAALESLDLDDLDGLVIQLSTFCTADLLHEVLAAVGERAMPLALWALEENDAIITNSLCGAQLWASTLARFGQRFTLLMGNPGDDELARDMRAFAAAARANARVRGARIVLIGSHADWFTNLAVDPWAVKRALGITIEQVTLVRFLDGCKATAEAEKTAAARWAEASFDGGEAEAGRTTLGRTYARLAAGLDAVKADAIALRDWPEILYADNFRGTWAALGELSDRATPIAPEGDVMGAVSALVARAFDPGSLPFLTDISGIDRANNRLVLWHYGVSPRLADGPRSLDPVLKQETFPLRAGPMTLFRLSMRADGSLRIFATEGVIEDQRSSANRAAGYFRPSAGTAEALVRQFIDEGYEHHVTAVYGHWGDAVSHLGRQFGVKVDHA, from the coding sequence ATGCTGACAAGAAACCAGGCCGCCGAAACGGGCGAGAGCCGGGTCGGTATCCTCTTCGTCGCCTCTTCGCTGTTTTCAGAGGCGGCGGCGCAAGAGTTGATCGCGCGGACGCACAATCTCGTCGGAGAGGAACGGCTCGCGGGGCGGTTCAAGGTTTCCGGAACACTGGCGCGTGACCGTGCGAGCTGCGCGGCGGCACTTGAGAGTCTTGATCTCGACGATCTCGATGGACTGGTTATCCAGCTCTCGACCTTCTGCACCGCCGATCTTCTCCACGAAGTGCTGGCAGCAGTTGGTGAGCGCGCGATGCCTCTCGCCCTCTGGGCGCTTGAGGAAAACGACGCCATCATCACCAATTCGCTCTGTGGTGCGCAGCTGTGGGCGTCAACGCTGGCACGCTTCGGCCAGCGATTCACCTTGCTGATGGGCAATCCGGGCGATGACGAGCTCGCCCGCGACATGAGGGCTTTTGCGGCCGCCGCGCGCGCCAACGCGCGTGTCAGGGGCGCGCGCATCGTGCTCATCGGCAGCCATGCCGACTGGTTCACAAATCTCGCCGTTGACCCCTGGGCCGTCAAACGCGCGCTCGGCATCACCATCGAACAGGTGACGCTCGTGCGATTTCTCGATGGCTGCAAGGCGACGGCCGAGGCCGAAAAGACGGCTGCGGCACGTTGGGCCGAAGCGAGCTTCGACGGCGGCGAGGCCGAGGCGGGCCGCACCACCTTGGGGCGGACCTATGCGCGCCTCGCGGCCGGGCTCGATGCCGTCAAGGCGGATGCCATCGCGCTGAGGGACTGGCCTGAAATTCTCTATGCCGATAATTTCCGCGGCACCTGGGCCGCGCTCGGCGAACTCTCCGATCGGGCAACGCCGATCGCGCCTGAGGGCGACGTCATGGGCGCGGTATCCGCCCTCGTGGCGCGCGCCTTCGATCCAGGCTCCCTGCCCTTCCTCACTGACATCTCCGGCATCGACCGCGCCAACAATCGCCTCGTGCTCTGGCATTATGGCGTCAGCCCGCGGCTGGCGGACGGGCCGCGTTCGCTCGATCCCGTTCTGAAACAGGAGACCTTCCCGCTGCGCGCCGGCCCGATGACGCTGTTTCGCTTGTCCATGCGCGCCGATGGTTCGCTCAGGATCTTCGCGACCGAAGGTGTCATCGAGGATCAGCGGTCCAGCGCGAACCGCGCCGCCGGTTATTTCCGCCCGTCGGCCGGCACGGCAGAGGCGCTGGTTCGGCAGTTCATCGATGAGGGCTATGAGCACCATGTCACAGCGGTGTACGGCCATTGGGGCGATGCCGTCTCGCATCTCGGCCGCCAGTTCGGCGTGAAGGTGGACCATGCCTGA
- a CDS encoding Carbohydrate ABC transporter membrane protein 2 (CUT1 family) encodes MSLASVSVSRTTAAPRSDALRRTRTPKSLRKILTYTTLWIAFVWSVFPFYWMIATSLRAKDEIFQRPPALVPHSVTFQNYIDLLVGAHFWQFALNSLILTVSVTLISVALSVTAGYAMARHRFKGSVALPLFMLYGQMFPPVLLLIPFYVQLRYLGWLDSLYGLIPVYLSYMLPLCVWLMRGFFSQVPHSLEDAARMDGCTRWQAFWKVILPMAQPGIVAVATWVMIHTWNEFLYASTFILSEKKRTLPLGLSGLIGQYTTDWGVLMAGGVITAAPILLAFFFLQKHLVAGVGGGAVKG; translated from the coding sequence ATGAGCCTCGCCTCCGTCTCCGTATCCCGCACCACGGCCGCGCCGCGCTCTGACGCGCTGCGCCGCACGCGGACGCCGAAGTCGTTGCGAAAGATCCTGACCTACACGACGCTTTGGATCGCCTTCGTGTGGTCGGTCTTTCCCTTCTACTGGATGATCGCCACATCGCTCAGGGCGAAAGACGAGATCTTCCAGCGACCGCCGGCGCTCGTCCCGCACAGCGTGACGTTTCAGAACTATATCGACCTTCTGGTTGGCGCCCACTTCTGGCAGTTCGCGCTCAACAGCCTCATCCTCACCGTGAGCGTCACGCTCATCAGCGTGGCCCTGTCGGTGACGGCCGGCTATGCGATGGCGCGCCACCGCTTCAAGGGCTCGGTGGCGCTGCCGCTCTTCATGCTCTACGGGCAGATGTTCCCGCCCGTGCTACTGCTCATCCCCTTCTATGTGCAGTTGCGCTATCTCGGCTGGCTCGACAGCCTCTACGGGCTGATACCGGTCTATCTCAGCTACATGCTGCCGCTGTGCGTCTGGCTGATGCGCGGCTTCTTCTCGCAGGTGCCCCATTCGCTGGAGGATGCGGCGCGCATGGATGGCTGCACACGCTGGCAGGCCTTCTGGAAGGTCATCCTGCCGATGGCGCAGCCGGGCATCGTCGCAGTCGCGACCTGGGTGATGATCCACACCTGGAACGAGTTTCTCTATGCGAGCACCTTCATCCTCAGCGAGAAGAAGCGCACCCTGCCACTCGGGCTCAGCGGGCTCATCGGCCAATACACCACTGACTGGGGCGTGCTGATGGCTGGCGGCGTCATCACGGCGGCGCCGATCCTGCTAGCCTTTTTCTTCCTGCAAAAGCACCTGGTTGCGGGCGTCGGCGGCGGCGCCGTCAAGGGATGA
- a CDS encoding Carbohydrate ABC transporter membrane protein 1 (CUT1 family), giving the protein MTARTLNAPGLKRTWSSIFETGLGARIYPYLMVLPAVVIVLGVVVYPVVSGVISSFYDVTLRTLNNGTVTFVGMRNFQRVFADPVFVKASVNTLIWVVLNVVAQLGLGLGLALLLHRAMPGIGFFRSGILVPWVVPSVVAVLTWRWMYDPSVGIVNEMLLKLGIISDYHPWLGDTATSLYAVTVESIWKGTPFVMLLLLAALQLVPRSILEAASMDGASGWRKLWYVILPQIRVSFAIAAVLTFILTVNNFNAIWLMTEGGPLNSSEILFTLAYKYGFQRFDLGMASAVATMLFVGLVIATTIYLKLIQAREGD; this is encoded by the coding sequence ATGACCGCGCGCACCCTGAACGCACCGGGCCTGAAAAGAACCTGGTCGTCGATTTTCGAAACCGGGCTGGGTGCGCGCATCTATCCCTATCTGATGGTTTTGCCCGCCGTGGTCATTGTTCTCGGCGTCGTCGTCTATCCCGTGGTTTCCGGCGTCATCTCGTCGTTCTATGACGTCACCTTGCGCACCCTCAACAATGGGACCGTCACTTTCGTCGGGATGCGCAATTTCCAGCGCGTCTTCGCCGATCCGGTCTTCGTGAAGGCCTCCGTCAACACGCTCATATGGGTGGTGTTGAACGTGGTTGCGCAGCTTGGCTTAGGCCTCGGCCTTGCGCTGCTGCTCCACCGGGCCATGCCGGGGATAGGCTTTTTCCGCTCCGGCATTCTCGTGCCATGGGTGGTGCCCAGCGTCGTCGCCGTGCTGACGTGGCGGTGGATGTATGATCCGAGCGTCGGCATCGTGAACGAGATGCTGCTGAAGCTCGGCATCATCAGCGACTATCATCCCTGGCTCGGCGACACCGCCACCTCCCTCTATGCGGTCACGGTCGAAAGCATCTGGAAAGGCACGCCCTTCGTCATGCTGCTGCTGCTCGCGGCGCTGCAGCTCGTGCCGCGCTCCATCCTGGAGGCGGCATCCATGGACGGCGCCTCCGGCTGGCGCAAGCTTTGGTACGTGATCCTGCCGCAGATCCGAGTGTCCTTCGCCATCGCGGCGGTGCTCACGTTCATTCTCACCGTCAACAACTTCAATGCGATCTGGCTGATGACTGAAGGCGGTCCGCTGAATTCATCGGAAATCCTGTTCACACTGGCCTATAAGTATGGCTTCCAGCGCTTTGACCTCGGCATGGCATCCGCCGTCGCGACGATGCTGTTCGTCGGGCTGGTGATCGCCACCACCATCTATCTCAAGCTCATCCAGGCGCGCGAGGGAGATTAG
- a CDS encoding putative NBD/HSP70 family sugar kinase (Evidence 3 : Putative function from multiple computational evidences) has translation MLGRAAPRSRRETRATVLENLLRTGGAFRSAIARETRLTEASVSRILAELRSENLVQETRHPAPYSGGPTSLVTLSNSVAVAGIELSNSRLSFGIGDLAGTLDYVDRMPASPQLDQDAFEQLFRRSAAAMLAWAEKRGITIRQAALSIPGYGREAGNAIYPWDVARLRDFLGEALPGMPLELTNSVVAQAAFHRYSQSTRYPVAGHHLFLFVGHGVAGVIVNEAASIDAFSAFEIGHMVIERNGLVCRCGHRGCIEAYTSLRAISSILGLAAGEILHRGDSFIEVLDLDSGARAALRERLGMLGLGLGNALNLHPLSSVVISGWPSLMPEEDRAAIIAGLDESLLGGFDERRLSLSFIAPSIGNDPRAALYYAAYCFVSGGGLDARADSQTALEEIA, from the coding sequence ATGTTGGGAAGGGCTGCCCCAAGGAGCAGGAGAGAGACACGGGCCACCGTGCTCGAGAATTTATTGCGGACTGGTGGGGCATTTCGCTCGGCTATCGCGCGCGAGACGAGACTGACAGAGGCCAGTGTTTCGCGTATCCTCGCCGAGTTGCGCAGCGAAAATCTCGTCCAAGAAACCCGCCATCCCGCCCCTTACAGCGGCGGTCCAACATCTCTTGTTACACTAAGCAATAGCGTGGCTGTTGCGGGCATCGAGCTTTCCAATAGCCGGCTTTCCTTCGGCATTGGTGATCTCGCCGGAACGCTCGATTATGTGGACAGGATGCCGGCCTCGCCGCAGCTCGACCAGGACGCGTTCGAGCAACTGTTCCGGCGCAGCGCCGCTGCCATGCTGGCCTGGGCGGAGAAGCGCGGCATCACCATTCGCCAAGCGGCTCTCTCTATTCCCGGCTATGGTCGCGAGGCAGGCAATGCAATCTACCCTTGGGACGTTGCACGCCTGCGCGATTTTCTCGGCGAGGCCCTTCCGGGCATGCCGCTTGAACTCACCAACTCTGTCGTCGCGCAGGCCGCGTTTCACCGCTATTCCCAAAGCACGCGGTATCCGGTGGCCGGCCATCACCTGTTCCTCTTCGTCGGCCACGGCGTTGCCGGCGTCATCGTCAACGAGGCCGCCTCAATCGATGCCTTCTCGGCCTTCGAGATCGGCCACATGGTGATCGAGCGTAATGGCCTTGTCTGTCGCTGCGGGCACCGGGGTTGCATCGAGGCCTATACGTCGCTGAGGGCCATCTCGTCGATCCTCGGCCTTGCCGCCGGCGAGATCCTGCATCGCGGCGACAGCTTCATCGAAGTGCTCGACCTCGATAGCGGCGCGCGGGCGGCGCTCCGGGAGAGACTGGGCATGCTGGGACTAGGTCTCGGCAACGCACTGAACCTGCATCCCCTTTCTTCGGTGGTGATCAGCGGCTGGCCGTCCCTGATGCCGGAGGAAGATCGCGCAGCCATCATCGCCGGCCTTGACGAGAGCCTGCTCGGCGGTTTCGACGAACGCCGCCTCAGCCTGTCTTTCATCGCACCGTCCATCGGGAATGATCCGCGGGCGGCGCTCTATTACGCAGCCTATTGTTTCGTAAGCGGCGGAGGACTGGACGCAAGAGCCGACTCCCAGACCGCGCTGGAGGAGATCGCCTAA